A region from the Triplophysa rosa linkage group LG4, Trosa_1v2, whole genome shotgun sequence genome encodes:
- the aimp1a gene encoding aminoacyl tRNA synthase complex-interacting multifunctional protein 1a, translating into MFLVRSLFKMSGHTPSLLRLEQKAVEADQIIEYLKKQVQILKENAIVQATVREEKKLMVENAKLKKDIEILMKQLLEKERARGVKDMAMPSVDHGVQCVSKPTSAAPSAPAASAPAPVPKNPPAKDNDATKKMKAEKKGEKKEKKAAAPPQEDAKVDVSRLDLRVGRIITAEKHPDADSLYVEQVDVGEAAPRTVVSGLVKHIPLDQMQNRMAVLLCNLKPAKMRGVLSQAMVMCASSLEKVEILDPPSGAVPGDRVSCQGFPGEPDKELNPKKKVWEQVQPDLRTDDKCVATYKGAAFEVAGKGVCKAQTMNKSSIK; encoded by the exons AT GTTCTTGGTGCGATCTCTTTTCAAGATGTCGGGCCACACACCCTCACTCTTGAGACTGGAACAGAAGGCCGTGGAGGCTGACCAGATCATCGAGTATCTCAAGAAGCAGGTCCAGATACTGAAGGAGAACGCCA TTGTTCAGGCGACCGTCAGAGAGGAGAAGAAGCTGATGGTGGAGAACGCCAAACTCAAGAAGGACATCGAAATACTGATGAAACAGCTGCTGGAGAAGGAAAGGGCGAGAGGAG taaAAGACATGGCCATGCCTTCGGTGGACCACGGCGTCCAGTGTGTGTCTAAACCAACATCAGCAGCTCCATCTGCCCCAGCAGCTTCTGCACCTGCCCCAGTTCCAAAAAACCCTCCAGCCAAAGACAACGATGCTACAAAAAAGATGAAGGCTGAGAAAAAAG GtgagaagaaagaaaagaaagcagcTGCCCCGCCCCAGGAGGATGCGAAAGTGGATGTTTCACGGTTGGATCTCAGAGTGGGCCGCATTATCACCGCCGAAAAGCATCCTGATGCAGACTCGCTCTACGTCGAGCAGGTGGATGTTGGGGAAGCGGCTCCACGTACTGTTGTCAGTGGTCTGGTCAAACACATCCCTCTCGATCAG ATGCAAAATCGCATGGCTGTGCTCCTGTGCAACCTCAAGCCTGCCAAGATGAGAGGCGTGTTGTCCCAAGCCATGGTCATGTGTGCCAGTTCTCTAGAGAAGGTGGAAATCCTGGATCCCCCGAGCGGAGCCGTGCCCGGAGACAGGGTTTCTTGCCAGGGTTTCCCAG GTGAGCCTGACAAAGAGTTGAACCCTAAGAAGAAAGTGTGGGAGCAAGTCCAGCCGGATCTGCGTACTGACGATAAATGTGTGGCCACTTATAAGGGTGCTGCCTTTGAGGTCGCCGGAAAAGGGGTTTGCAAGGCTCAGACGATGAACAAGAGTAGTATCAAATAA